From a region of the Actinopolymorpha singaporensis genome:
- a CDS encoding hydrolase, whose amino-acid sequence MTHWICGTCSVEYADTPEPPASCPICTDERQYVPPTGQTWTTTKDRAAAGHRTHVEPVGAHEPGLHRVSVQPTVGIGQVSLLVQTEAGNLLWDPTGFVDQDAVDAISALGGLAAIAASHPHMFGVQVEWSHAFGGVPVYVNEADQRWLGRTDEVVRPWSGTHEPMPGVRFVQAGGHFPGSSVAIWAAGAGGRGALLSGDTIAPVTGRGWVTFMRSYPNSIPLSAAAVRRIVDRVEPYDFDRLYGNFGAVVEADAKAAVRRSADRYIGWVSGDFDADT is encoded by the coding sequence TACCTGTTCGGTGGAGTACGCCGACACTCCCGAGCCGCCGGCTTCCTGTCCGATCTGCACCGACGAGCGGCAGTACGTCCCGCCGACCGGGCAGACCTGGACCACCACGAAGGATCGCGCGGCGGCCGGCCACCGCACCCACGTCGAACCGGTCGGGGCGCACGAGCCCGGTCTCCACCGGGTGAGCGTGCAGCCCACCGTCGGCATCGGCCAGGTCTCCCTGCTGGTGCAGACCGAGGCGGGCAACCTGCTGTGGGACCCCACCGGTTTCGTCGACCAGGACGCGGTGGACGCCATCTCCGCGCTCGGCGGGCTCGCCGCGATCGCCGCCAGCCACCCGCACATGTTCGGCGTGCAGGTGGAGTGGAGCCATGCGTTCGGCGGCGTACCGGTGTACGTCAACGAAGCCGACCAGCGCTGGCTCGGGCGTACCGACGAGGTGGTGCGGCCGTGGTCCGGCACCCACGAACCCATGCCCGGCGTCAGGTTCGTCCAGGCCGGCGGGCACTTTCCCGGCAGTTCGGTGGCGATCTGGGCGGCCGGCGCCGGCGGACGGGGCGCCCTGCTCAGCGGTGACACCATCGCCCCGGTGACCGGCCGCGGGTGGGTGACGTTCATGCGCAGCTACCCGAACTCCATCCCGCTGTCCGCCGCCGCCGTGCGCCGCATCGTCGACCGGGTCGAGCCGTACGACTTCGATCGGCTGTACGGCAACTTCGGGGCCGTCGTGGAGGCGGACGCGAAGGCCGCCGTACGCCGGTCCGCCGACCGTTACATCGGCTGGGTCAGCGGCGACTTCGACGCCGACACCTGA
- a CDS encoding TrmH family RNA methyltransferase, with protein sequence MSAIVRLESAEDPRLDDYANLKDVTLRRSLEVEHGLFLAEGAKVIRRAVAAGYRVRSFLLSERWLDGLADVVTASGAPCYVLPPDRLEEVTGFAVHRGAIASMERRPLPSVAEVIAHARRVLVLEDIVDHTNVGAIFRGAAAFGVDAIVLAPRCADPLYRRSVKVSMGTVFSCPYARMDNWYDGLDALRAAGFTLVALTPADDAVDLDTLAMGDESGGAERLALLLGTEGDGLSARWQDQADVRARIPISAAVDSLNVAAAAAVACYVLTRDVPPPA encoded by the coding sequence GTGTCGGCGATCGTACGGCTGGAGTCGGCCGAAGACCCTCGGCTGGACGACTACGCCAACCTCAAGGACGTCACCCTGCGACGGAGCCTGGAGGTCGAGCACGGGCTGTTCCTCGCCGAGGGAGCGAAGGTGATCCGCCGCGCGGTCGCCGCCGGCTACCGCGTCCGGTCGTTCCTGCTGAGCGAACGCTGGCTGGACGGCCTGGCCGACGTCGTGACCGCCAGCGGCGCTCCCTGCTACGTCCTGCCGCCCGACCGCCTGGAGGAGGTCACGGGCTTCGCCGTGCACCGGGGCGCGATCGCGTCGATGGAACGCCGGCCGCTGCCCTCGGTGGCCGAGGTGATCGCGCACGCGCGCCGGGTCCTGGTCCTCGAGGACATCGTGGATCACACCAATGTCGGAGCGATCTTTCGTGGCGCGGCGGCGTTCGGGGTGGACGCGATCGTGCTCGCGCCGCGATGTGCGGATCCGCTGTACCGCCGGTCGGTGAAGGTGTCGATGGGCACCGTCTTCAGCTGCCCGTACGCCCGGATGGACAACTGGTACGACGGACTGGACGCGTTGCGCGCGGCCGGGTTCACGTTGGTGGCTCTCACCCCGGCCGACGACGCGGTAGACCTCGACACCCTCGCGATGGGGGACGAAAGCGGCGGCGCCGAGCGGCTGGCCCTGCTGCTCGGCACCGAGGGCGACGGCCTGTCGGCGCGGTGGCAGGACCAGGCCGACGTACGAGCCCGCATCCCGATCAGCGCGGCCGTCGACTCGCTCAACGTCGCCGCCGCCGCGGCGGTCGCCTGTTACGTGCTCACCAGGGACGTCCCGCCGCCGGCGTGA
- a CDS encoding DNA methyltransferase — translation MQPVLPLSARVRRTDSATDEDDDDRFSEELVEAFLTAYTSPGDVVLDPFAGFGTTLVVAEKLGRRPVGLEILPSRVAYVRERLRDPSAIIEGDARRLGELDLPSVDFTMTSPPYMTRSDHPENPLNGYRTDDGDYGRYLDELTAVYASIGRLLSGPESRAVVNVANLRTDTGVSPLAWDVGAALSRVLAFDQEVVLDWADPEDWYTNDYCLVFQRR, via the coding sequence ATGCAGCCCGTCCTGCCGCTGTCCGCGAGGGTTCGCCGGACCGACAGCGCCACTGACGAGGACGACGACGACCGCTTCTCCGAGGAGCTGGTCGAGGCGTTTCTCACCGCGTACACCTCTCCCGGTGACGTCGTTCTCGACCCGTTCGCCGGGTTCGGGACCACCCTGGTCGTCGCGGAGAAGCTGGGCCGGCGGCCGGTCGGGCTGGAGATCCTGCCCAGCAGGGTCGCGTACGTGCGGGAACGTCTGCGTGACCCGTCGGCGATCATCGAGGGGGACGCCCGCCGGCTCGGGGAGCTCGACCTGCCATCGGTCGACTTCACGATGACCTCCCCGCCGTACATGACGAGGTCGGACCATCCGGAGAACCCGCTCAACGGGTACCGCACCGACGACGGCGACTACGGCCGTTACCTCGACGAGCTGACCGCGGTGTACGCGTCGATCGGCAGGCTCCTGAGCGGACCCGAGTCTCGGGCGGTGGTCAACGTGGCGAACCTGCGTACCGACACCGGCGTCTCCCCCCTCGCGTGGGACGTGGGTGCCGCACTGTCGCGCGTACTCGCGTTCGACCAGGAGGTCGTCCTGGACTGGGCAGACCCCGAGGACTGGTACACCAACGACTACTGCCTCGTCTTTCAGCGGCGCTGA
- the cpt gene encoding chloramphenicol phosphotransferase CPT, whose protein sequence is MSYQVIVLNGGSSTGKSSIAACLQSILSTPWLTFGTDTLVDAMPPSLTNADAGIGFGADGEVTTGEVFKALDVAWSLGIAAMVRAGAQVIVDEVFLGGAASQDRWRNALEGLPVLWVGVRCDPDVAAAREAARGDRTVGMAASQALLVHEGVSYDLEVDTSTTSALECAQVIAARVTKAEQTQRR, encoded by the coding sequence GTGTCCTACCAGGTGATCGTGCTGAACGGCGGGTCGAGTACCGGCAAGTCGTCGATCGCGGCGTGCCTGCAGTCGATCCTGTCCACGCCGTGGCTGACGTTCGGGACCGACACCCTGGTCGACGCGATGCCTCCCTCCCTGACGAACGCAGACGCCGGAATCGGGTTCGGAGCCGACGGGGAGGTCACGACCGGAGAGGTGTTCAAGGCGCTCGACGTCGCGTGGAGCCTGGGGATCGCCGCGATGGTACGGGCCGGCGCGCAGGTGATCGTCGACGAGGTCTTCCTCGGCGGCGCGGCGTCACAGGATCGCTGGCGGAACGCGCTGGAAGGCCTTCCCGTGCTGTGGGTCGGCGTGCGCTGCGACCCCGACGTGGCCGCGGCGCGGGAGGCCGCCCGCGGTGACCGTACCGTCGGGATGGCTGCGTCCCAGGCGCTGCTCGTCCACGAGGGAGTGAGCTACGACCTCGAGGTCGACACCTCCACGACGAGCGCCCTGGAATGCGCGCAGGTCATCGCCGCCAGGGTCACCAAGGCAGAGCAGACTCAGCGCCGCTGA